A section of the Monomorium pharaonis isolate MP-MQ-018 unplaced genomic scaffold, ASM1337386v2 scaffold_109, whole genome shotgun sequence genome encodes:
- the LOC105829539 gene encoding uncharacterized protein LOC105829539: protein MKYHVAENKSHKIDTTIVDRAATATTFDRPEIPAPKRPADYSNKVDVVNQKLVNFCAVRSTTKLEYVNIRAEERDAVNGERACAIQQSAIYDTLQSNRLAAGNTSERVIDPDSPWSNSGRMYRSERNGDAIEFAARGDLDVASHYRCYTSPRHCYRLPPQRTKQPLMGLCTPNRYIIVPARTMVGFVPRNSKPPIKEPNTPEKREKKDEKRDKEKKKPAIRTDGESVDSNENRAEMVADDNPRSDPDAASFRYEWGVKLAEEQPAAEAVNDNDKFAEKGQLYVTKRLWGVKLQHPKPDIAPATASSRRGAGEPRNASSILESSDTTEDEGVKSDAVLALDDSAKKSNASSLKGTIADYLSTPSHQDDSSVDPISAQRNSVDASWYMSSEELRKIMRTSPDMLQKTIIVEEYNVPEEAGSDTEITAWKNLVIKSISNIKENYLSAGNTENVETMSIRPEAPQPKLDVQAVRSAEDDLKDREAEEQANSKHKSLKSTERVRSPRRPDFISKKLHTMSTQIRYVHSHANSITQRHTQSLSSNLALVNRTMQMKYPRFFASTFSTHPEDSISKKVDDEVFNQQEDKQQTDSNRENEGKSNDPNSNDTLNSDQSLLESRTSSDQEQTDADFAKTLDVIADKEMEISINQLQSTDHKKIAHLSDSIVSSGYEIERYEESHSNYINLNDKGATYVAFDDSSIDSGSVKSIKKESSGNNTLNSNVDDDSSKDYIIDGDYVRLPGDPYPYSKENLDKWRVPRFRNLVYKPWKRETFRSFSESRTVVRSTLRNANDAYANAAGEPRDSHAGEVVMETSGSSGARKRTGQANRFHVSSQDQQVVSDCLRGDAADALGLRQWTEAFSRLDVSDGETNEVA, encoded by the exons ATGAAATATCATGTTGCAGAGAATAAAAGCCACAAGATTGACACCACGATCGTCGATCGTGCAGCAACGGCAACAACATTCGATCGGCCAGAAATACCGGCTCCCAAGCGACCTGCGGACTACTCGAACAAGGTCGACGTCGTAAATCAAAAACTAGTTAACTTTTGCGCGGTGCGATCGACGACGAAGTTAGAGTATGTGAACATCCGCGCTGAGGAGCGTGACGCGGTGAACGGCGAACGTGCGTGCGCGATTCAACAGTCAGCGATCTACGATACGTTGCAGTCGAATCGTCTTGCGGCTGGAAATACTTCCGAACGCGTGATAGACCCCGACTCTCCGTGGAGCAATTCCGGCAGGATGTATCGATCCGAGAGAAACGGCGACGCGATCGAGTTTGCGGCGAGAGGCGATCTCGATGTGGCCTCGCATTATCGTTGTTACACGAGTCCGAGACACTGTTATCGCCTGCCACCGCAACGGACAAAACAGCCGCTGATGGGATTGTGCACCCCGAATAGATACATCATCGTGCCGGCGCGCACGATGGTGGGTTTCGTTCCTAGGAACTCAAAGCCACCTATCAAGGAGCCTAACACGCCCGAAAAGCGCGAGAAGAAAGACGAGAAGAGGGACAAGGAGAAGAAAAAGCCGGCAATACGTACGGACGGCGAATCCGTCGATAGTAACGAGAACCGGGCGGAGATGGTGGCGGACGATAACCCGAGGAGTGACCCCGACGCAGCTTCGTTTCGTTACGAGTGGGGCGTGAAACTCGCCGAGGAACAACCGGCCGCCGAGGCGGTGAACGATAACGATAAGTTCGCCGAAAAGGGCCAGCTATACGTCACGAAGCGGCTTTGGGGTGTGAAACTGCAACACCCAAAGCCGGATATCGCTCCGGCGACCGCGAGTTCCAGGCGAGGCGCGGGAGAGCCTCGAAACGCCTCTTCGATCCTCGAGAGTAGCGATACTACGGAGGACGAAGGGGTGAAGAGCGACGCTGTCCTAGCGCTGGACGATTCGGCGAAGAAGTCGAACGCATCGAGCCTGAAAGGTACAATCGCGGACTATCTCTCGACTCCGTCGCATCAGGACGACTCAAGCGTCGACCCTATTTCGGCGCAACGAAATAGCGTTGATGCGAGCTGGTATATGAGTTCTGAAGAGCTCCGAAAAATCATGAGGACATCCCCGGACATGCTGCAGAAGACAATAATCGTCGAAGAGTATAACGTTCCGGAAGAAGCGGGCTCGGACACCGAGATTACCGCCTGGAAGAATCTCGTGATAAAATCGATCTCGAATATCAAAGAGAATTATTTGTCGGCCGGTAATACGGAGAACGTGGAAACGATGTCAATCCGTCCGGAAGCGCCACAGCCGAAATTGGATGTGCAAGCTGTGAGATCCGCCGAAGACGACTTAAAGGATAGAGAGGCAGAAGAGCAGGCAAACTCGAAGCACAAATCTCTGAAATCTACAGAGCGAGTCAGATCTCCGCGAAGGCCGGATTTTATCAGCAAGAAACTGCACACTATGAGCACGCAGATTCGTTACGTGCATTCGCATGCAAATAGCATTACCCAACGACATACTCAGTCGCTTTCAAGCAACTTGGCTCTTGTTAATAGAACTATGCAGATGAAATATCCGAGATTTTTCGCGTCAACCTTCTCTACGCATCCTGAAGATTCCATATCAAAGAAGGTTGACGATGAGGTTTTCAATCAACAAGAAGATAAACAGCAAACGGATTCGAACAGAGAAAACGAGGGAAAGTCTAACGATCCTAATTCGAATGACACATTAAACAGCGACCAATCCCTCTTAGAATCTCGGACAAGCAGCGATCAGGAGCAAACGGATGCTGATTTCGCGAAAACGCTGGATGTTATCGCGGACAAGGAAATGGAGATTTCCATAAACCAACTCCAAAGTACTGATCACAAGAAGATTGCACATCTTTCAGATTCTATCGTGTCTTCTGGAT ATGAAATAGAACGTTACGAGGAATCACACtccaattatataaatttaaatgacaaAGGTGCTACGTATGTCGCTTTTGACGATTCATCGATTGACAGCGGTTCAGTCAAATCAATAAAGAAAGAATCGAGCGGCAATAATACCCTCAACTCGAACGTGGACGACGATTCGAGCAAGGACTACATCATCGATGGCGATTATGTACGATTACCCGGCGATCCTTATCCCTACAGCAAGGAAAACCTGGACAAATGGCGCGTGCCGCGTTTCAGGAATCTCGTCTACAAGCCGTGGAAGCGGGAAACGTTCCGCTCCTTCTCCGAGTCTCGCACCGTCGTGCGGTCAACCCTGAGGAACGCTAATGACGCGTACGCAAACGCCGCCGGGGAGCCACGCGATTCTCACGCCGGTGAGGTGGTAATGGAGACTTCAGGAAGTAGCGGCGCAAGAAAGAGGACGGGACAAGCGAACAGATTCCACGTGTCCTCTCAGGATCAGCAGGTGGTGTCTGATTGCTTGCGTGGCGACGCCGCGGACGCGTTGGGACTGCGGCAATGGACGGAGGCCTTTTCGCGGCTCGACGTCAGCGACGGGGAGACAAACGAGGTGGCGTGA